A single region of the Streptomyces caelestis genome encodes:
- a CDS encoding Gfo/Idh/MocA family protein, producing the protein MSRIPVLRAAVVGTGHRAQLFTRGLAERPGHLVAALCDPSPTRMAFHNRLLTEAGAPAAVTWEPDRFTDLLAEEDIDEVVVTTVDAEHDRYIVPALKAGCRVVTEKPMTVDAERCARILDTVRETGNSLTVAFNYRFNPVHEKVRALLAEGAIGEVLSVHFEWLLDVRHGADYFRRWHREKHHSGGLMVHKSSHHFDLVNWWLADEPREAFGYGRLGFYGREAGERHGLRRDYDRAHGADGAADDPFALDLAANDTLRALYLDAEHDDGYLRDRNVFDGPITIEDDMSVLVRYARGATMTYHLTAYSPWEGYRVMFNGSAGRLELEVEESRWQPPLTRVTSAAGAVHGDTAAEHAGGARLTLRPLWRPPVDVPLAVAHEAHGGGDPRMLDALFGPADRARPADTAAAVHPTATERDGALALAVGLAANRSFETGRPVPTRELLPGIR; encoded by the coding sequence ATGAGCCGAATTCCCGTCCTGCGCGCAGCCGTCGTCGGCACGGGCCACCGGGCCCAGCTGTTCACCCGGGGCCTCGCCGAGCGCCCCGGCCACCTCGTGGCCGCGCTGTGCGACCCCAGCCCGACGCGGATGGCCTTCCACAACCGGCTGCTGACCGAGGCCGGCGCGCCGGCCGCCGTCACGTGGGAGCCCGACCGCTTCACCGACCTGCTCGCCGAGGAGGACATCGACGAGGTCGTCGTCACGACCGTCGACGCCGAGCACGACCGCTACATCGTCCCGGCCCTGAAGGCGGGCTGCCGCGTCGTCACGGAGAAACCGATGACCGTCGACGCCGAGCGCTGCGCCCGCATCCTCGACACCGTCCGGGAGACCGGCAACTCCCTGACCGTCGCCTTCAACTACCGCTTCAACCCCGTGCACGAGAAGGTCCGCGCCCTGCTCGCCGAGGGCGCGATCGGCGAGGTGCTGTCGGTCCACTTCGAGTGGCTGCTCGACGTACGGCACGGCGCCGACTACTTCCGCCGCTGGCACCGCGAGAAGCACCACAGCGGCGGCCTGATGGTGCACAAGTCCTCGCACCACTTCGACCTGGTGAACTGGTGGCTCGCCGACGAGCCCCGGGAGGCCTTCGGCTACGGGCGGCTCGGCTTCTACGGCCGCGAGGCGGGGGAGCGGCACGGACTGCGCCGGGACTACGACCGCGCCCACGGCGCCGACGGGGCCGCCGACGACCCCTTCGCCCTGGACCTCGCGGCCAACGACACCCTGCGCGCCCTCTACCTGGACGCCGAACACGACGACGGCTACCTGCGCGACCGGAACGTCTTCGACGGGCCGATCACCATCGAGGACGACATGTCCGTCCTGGTGCGCTACGCGCGCGGCGCGACGATGACGTACCACCTGACCGCCTACTCCCCGTGGGAGGGCTACCGGGTGATGTTCAACGGCAGCGCGGGCCGGCTGGAACTGGAGGTCGAGGAGAGCCGCTGGCAGCCGCCCCTGACCCGGGTCACCTCGGCCGCGGGTGCCGTGCACGGGGACACGGCGGCGGAGCACGCGGGCGGCGCCCGCCTCACCCTGCGCCCGCTGTGGCGGCCCCCGGTCGACGTGCCGCTCGCGGTCGCCCACGAGGCCCACGGCGGCGGCGACCCGCGCATGCTCGACGCGCTGTTCGGCCCCGCCGATCGCGCCCGCCCGGCGGACACCGCCGCGGCGGTCCACCCGACGGCCACCGAACGCGACGGGGCACTCGCCCTGGCGGTCGGTCTCGCGGCCAACCGGAGCTTCGAGACGGGACGGCCCGTGCCTACCCGCGAACTGCTCCCCGGGATCCGGTGA
- a CDS encoding Zn-ribbon domain-containing OB-fold protein: MYHHSGSVAQQAAGSPTGLLDPKGPAAEAILFQRCTWCGTAMYHRVLCPVCRGSELRTERSEGVGTVRHSTVVHRNTPAARNVSLIEMAEGFVVRGRVMGPLIGIHSGDRVRLSTAKDPVRGEPVFQLIDEPYRAWT, translated from the coding sequence GTGTACCACCACTCAGGAAGCGTCGCTCAGCAGGCAGCCGGCTCCCCGACGGGTCTGCTCGACCCGAAGGGCCCGGCCGCGGAGGCCATCCTCTTCCAGCGCTGCACCTGGTGCGGCACCGCCATGTACCACCGGGTGCTGTGTCCGGTCTGCCGGGGCAGCGAACTGCGGACGGAGCGCAGCGAGGGCGTGGGCACCGTCCGCCATTCCACCGTGGTGCACCGCAACACCCCGGCGGCCCGTAACGTCTCCCTGATCGAGATGGCCGAGGGCTTCGTCGTACGCGGCCGGGTCATGGGCCCGCTCATCGGCATCCACAGCGGGGACCGGGTGCGGCTGTCCACCGCCAAGGACCCGGTACGGGGTGAGCCGGTCTTCCAGCTGATCGACGAGCCGTACCGGGCCTGGACCTGA
- a CDS encoding TetR family transcriptional regulator: MRDALVAAAFRLFLERGYEQTTIDDIVTLAGVGRRSFFRYFPSKEDVVFPDHERCLADMTAFLAAGSDDEEPVRRVCDAARLVLRMYAENPTFSVQRYRLTKKVPGLRAYELSVVWRYERALAEYLRRRFAARRDGTLQADVIAAAVVAAHNNALRSWLRSDGQGDASATVDHALAYVQSAFGGTPVVPAGEQPEDVVVVVSRRGAPLWRVVQEIESTLGRG; the protein is encoded by the coding sequence ATGCGGGACGCCCTGGTGGCGGCGGCCTTCCGGCTGTTCCTCGAACGGGGTTACGAGCAGACCACCATCGACGACATCGTCACGCTCGCCGGGGTCGGACGGCGCTCGTTCTTCCGCTACTTCCCGTCCAAGGAGGACGTGGTCTTCCCGGACCACGAGCGGTGCCTGGCCGACATGACGGCCTTCCTCGCGGCGGGCTCCGACGACGAGGAACCCGTGCGGCGGGTCTGCGACGCGGCCCGGCTCGTGCTGCGGATGTACGCCGAGAACCCGACGTTCTCCGTACAGCGCTACCGCCTCACCAAGAAGGTCCCGGGCCTGCGCGCCTACGAACTGTCGGTGGTGTGGCGCTACGAGCGTGCCCTCGCCGAGTATCTGCGCCGGCGTTTCGCGGCCCGCCGGGACGGCACCCTCCAGGCCGATGTGATCGCGGCGGCGGTGGTCGCGGCCCACAACAACGCGCTGCGCTCCTGGCTGCGTTCGGACGGGCAGGGCGACGCGAGCGCGACGGTGGACCACGCGCTGGCGTACGTGCAGTCCGCGTTCGGGGGCACGCCGGTGGTTCCGGCCGGGGAGCAGCCCGAGGACGTGGTGGTCGTCGTCTCGCGGCGCGGTGCGCCGTTGTGGCGGGTCGTGCAGGAGATCGAGTCGACGCTGGGACGGGGCTGA
- a CDS encoding PPOX class F420-dependent oxidoreductase: MDDSAPAGLGAGKHLLITSYRRNGTPVATPVWVVRDGDALGAWTSADSWKVKRIRNRADVLVGPCDLRGNPTGEQVPATAEICDPATTARYRQLIARKYGLTGRLTLLGSRLRRGLDGTVGIRVTLTR, translated from the coding sequence ATGGACGACAGTGCGCCGGCCGGACTGGGCGCGGGCAAGCACCTGCTGATCACCAGCTACCGCCGAAACGGTACGCCGGTCGCCACCCCGGTCTGGGTGGTGCGCGACGGGGACGCGCTCGGCGCCTGGACGTCGGCCGACTCCTGGAAGGTGAAGCGGATCCGCAACCGCGCCGACGTCCTGGTCGGCCCCTGCGACCTGCGCGGCAACCCCACCGGCGAACAGGTGCCCGCGACGGCGGAGATCTGCGATCCGGCCACCACCGCCCGCTACCGGCAGCTGATCGCCCGCAAGTACGGACTCACCGGCCGGCTCACCCTGCTCGGCAGCCGTCTGCGCCGGGGCCTGGACGGCACCGTGGGCATCCGCGTCACCCTCACTCGCTGA